A stretch of the Vicia villosa cultivar HV-30 ecotype Madison, WI unplaced genomic scaffold, Vvil1.0 ctg.000024F_1_1, whole genome shotgun sequence genome encodes the following:
- the LOC131622110 gene encoding uncharacterized protein LOC131622110, with protein MTYTELFPTLIRKNLVQTRSPPPVLEKIPWWYKADAICAFHQNAPGHGLEDCWPLKVEVQRLVRAEIHEKFVRKGLINFNHYDGPVCKKDPLGCVDVQILIGLRLLDDEMTEDQAYVDHDVTLDQFNGVVSNITACNNLSFSDENFPKEGSNHNLALHISVGCKDDSLSNVLIDSGSLLNVMPKSNLVELSYGGTSMRYNNVIVKAFNGSKKSIVGEVDLHIRIGPFTFQDTF; from the exons ATGACCTACACTGAGTTGTTTCCTACTTTGATTCggaagaatttggttcagacaaggtcgCCTCCTCCAGTTCTAGAGAagatcccttggtggtacaaagctgacgcTATTTGTGCTTTTCATCAAAACGCCCCTGGACATGGTTTAGAGGATTGCTGGCCTCTGAAAGTTGAGGTTCAAAGATTGGTACGCGCTG AGATACATGAGAAGTTTGTAAGAAAAGGATTGATTAACTTTAACCACTATGACGGCCCTGTGTGTAAGAAGGATCCTCTAGGATGTGTTGATGTCCAAATTCTAATAGGTCTGAGACTTTTAGACGATGAAATGACAGAAGACCAGGCTtatgtggatcatgatgtgacgttggatcagtttaatggagTAGTGAGTAATATTACAGCATGTAATAACTTGAGTTTCAGTGACGAGAATTTTCCCAAAGAAGGAAGTAATCATAACTTGGCGTTGCATATCTCTGTTGGTTGTAAGGATGATTCGCTGTCGAATGTGCTAATTGATAGTGGTTCTTTactgaatgttatgccaaagtcTAATCTTGTTGAGCTATCCTATGGAGGAACTTCAATGAGATACAACAATGTGATAGTGAAAGCTTTTAATGGTTCGAAGAAGTCCATAGTTGGGGAAGTTGATTTACATATTCGTATTGGACCTTTCACTTTTCAAGACACTTTTTAA